In a single window of the Streptacidiphilus sp. P02-A3a genome:
- a CDS encoding glycoside hydrolase domain-containing protein, with protein sequence MPNTSKARKNPKKPKTATPPPAAPAPQVFTGQAFDTCTAPSLNALQAWWHSSPYGAVGIYIGGRNRACAQPRLNADWVRSATGLGWGLLPLYVGSQAPCLAPGMSSARIDPRHAITLGTSEGQDAARAATALGLAPSSPLYLDMEAYDRDGARCSLAVLQYTAAWSQAVRVAGYLSGFYSSADAGIADLAAAALHRSAQASALPDVIWYARWDSRAVTDGYRALAPGEWADHRRVHQYQGNATERHGGVTLCIDRNAVDAPVAVLPPPAAGIGAARR encoded by the coding sequence GTGCCGAATACCTCGAAGGCTCGGAAGAACCCCAAGAAGCCGAAGACGGCGACCCCGCCACCGGCCGCGCCCGCGCCGCAGGTCTTCACCGGCCAGGCCTTCGACACCTGCACCGCGCCCAGCCTGAACGCGCTCCAGGCCTGGTGGCACAGCTCGCCGTACGGCGCGGTCGGGATCTACATCGGTGGCCGGAACCGCGCCTGCGCCCAGCCCCGGCTCAACGCCGACTGGGTCCGCTCCGCGACCGGACTCGGCTGGGGGCTGCTGCCGCTGTACGTCGGCTCCCAAGCGCCGTGCCTGGCGCCCGGCATGTCCTCCGCCCGGATCGACCCGCGCCACGCGATCACCCTCGGCACCAGCGAGGGCCAGGACGCCGCCCGCGCCGCCACCGCCCTCGGGCTCGCCCCCAGCAGCCCGCTGTACCTGGACATGGAGGCGTACGACCGCGACGGCGCCCGGTGCAGCCTCGCCGTGCTCCAGTACACGGCCGCCTGGTCCCAGGCGGTCCGGGTGGCCGGGTACCTGTCCGGCTTCTACAGCAGCGCCGACGCGGGCATCGCCGACCTGGCCGCCGCCGCGCTGCACCGCTCGGCCCAGGCCTCCGCGCTGCCGGACGTGATCTGGTACGCCCGCTGGGACTCCCGCGCGGTCACCGACGGCTACCGGGCGCTGGCCCCTGGCGAGTGGGCCGACCACCGCCGGGTACACCAGTACCAGGGCAACGCGACCGAGCGGCACGGCGGGGTGACCCTGTGCATCGACCGGAACGCGGTCGACGCGCCGGTGGCGGTACTGCCGCCGCCCGCCGCCGGAATCGGTGCCGCCCGCCGCTGA
- a CDS encoding GNAT family N-acetyltransferase: MTSPRSSAVDEYHWRPITAADLDAWVALFAAVEAVDQEGEHVSVEQLAEYLDDPHMDFPRGTVAVFDSAGLMVAYCGLMARSSADPEHRIWLQGAVHPEHRGRGLGGELLNWAKRASVPFHEQRFPGRPMSLFAHCAVKLPAALAMFERHGYRQTRWFNGMELDLAKDLAEGLPQAGRPDGVVFVPFGPERSADALRVRNDSFRDHWGSTETSQEAWTHRLTSAVFRPEFTYLAYEQVGGALGEPLALVLAEEYEARQRATGRRDLYIALVGTRRGARGRGLATALLTEILRRARAEGFDTASLGVDSDSPTGSTRVYARLGFRVTDTTVAQLLPVITGTGEAETS; this comes from the coding sequence ATGACCTCTCCCCGCAGCTCGGCTGTCGACGAATACCACTGGCGTCCGATCACCGCCGCCGACCTGGATGCCTGGGTGGCGTTATTCGCCGCCGTCGAGGCCGTGGACCAGGAAGGGGAGCACGTCAGCGTGGAGCAGCTGGCCGAGTACCTGGATGATCCCCACATGGACTTCCCCCGGGGCACCGTGGCCGTGTTCGACAGTGCGGGCCTGATGGTCGCCTACTGCGGGCTGATGGCCCGCAGTTCGGCGGACCCGGAGCACCGGATCTGGCTGCAGGGCGCGGTGCATCCGGAGCACCGGGGCCGGGGGCTCGGCGGTGAACTGCTGAACTGGGCGAAGCGGGCGTCGGTACCGTTCCACGAGCAGCGCTTTCCGGGAAGGCCGATGAGCCTGTTCGCCCACTGCGCGGTCAAACTTCCGGCAGCGCTGGCGATGTTCGAACGTCATGGTTACCGGCAGACGCGCTGGTTCAACGGCATGGAGCTGGACCTGGCGAAGGACCTCGCGGAGGGTCTGCCGCAGGCCGGGCGTCCGGACGGTGTGGTCTTCGTCCCGTTCGGCCCGGAGCGCTCGGCGGACGCGCTGCGGGTGCGCAACGACTCCTTCCGGGACCACTGGGGGTCGACCGAGACCAGCCAGGAGGCCTGGACGCACCGGTTGACGTCCGCCGTCTTCCGGCCCGAGTTCACCTACCTGGCCTACGAGCAGGTCGGCGGGGCGCTCGGGGAGCCGCTGGCGCTGGTGCTCGCCGAGGAGTACGAGGCGCGCCAACGGGCCACCGGCAGGCGCGACCTGTACATCGCGCTGGTCGGCACCCGCCGTGGTGCGCGCGGACGGGGCCTGGCCACCGCGCTGCTGACCGAGATCCTGCGGCGGGCCCGCGCCGAGGGCTTCGACACCGCCTCGCTCGGTGTGGACTCCGACTCGCCCACCGGCTCCACCCGGGTGTACGCCCGGCTGGGCTTCCGGGTGACCGACACCACGGTCGCGCAGCTGCTTCCGGTGATCACCGGCACCGGGGAAGCCGAGACCAGTTGA
- a CDS encoding lipid-transfer protein, with protein sequence MSLHRADALGGRAAIAGIGATEFSKDSGRSELTLAVEAVRAALDDAGLRPQDVDGLVTFTMDTNPEITVAQAAGIGELGFFSRVHYGGGAACATVQQAAMAVATGVAEVVVCYRAFNERSGHRFGSGLADRRPSAEGVAMGWTMPYGLLTPASWVALIAQRYLHTYRLTPDAFGPVAVADRRHAARNPAAYFYQRPIALAEHHASRWIVEPLRLLDCCQETDGGQALVVTSVERARDLRRPPAVIAAAAQGAGRAQEAMTSFYRDELTGLPEVGVVARQLWRTSGLTPADIDTAVLYDHFTPFVLMQLEEFGFCGPGEAADFAADGGLELGGRLPVNTHGGQLGEAYLHGMNGIAEGVRQLRGDSANQLPDPRNVLVTAGTGVPTSGLLLSADR encoded by the coding sequence ATGAGCCTGCACCGCGCCGACGCCCTCGGCGGCCGGGCCGCCATCGCCGGGATCGGCGCCACCGAGTTCTCCAAGGACTCCGGCCGCAGTGAGCTGACGCTCGCGGTCGAGGCCGTCCGCGCCGCGCTGGACGACGCCGGGCTCCGTCCACAGGATGTGGACGGACTCGTCACCTTCACCATGGACACCAACCCGGAGATCACCGTCGCCCAGGCCGCCGGTATCGGTGAGCTGGGCTTCTTCTCCCGGGTCCACTACGGCGGCGGCGCCGCCTGCGCCACCGTGCAGCAGGCCGCGATGGCCGTGGCGACCGGCGTCGCCGAGGTCGTCGTCTGCTACCGCGCCTTCAACGAGCGCTCCGGCCACCGCTTCGGCTCCGGCCTGGCCGACCGCCGACCCTCCGCCGAGGGCGTGGCGATGGGCTGGACGATGCCGTACGGGCTGCTCACCCCCGCGTCCTGGGTGGCCCTGATCGCCCAGCGCTACCTGCACACCTACCGGCTCACCCCGGACGCCTTCGGACCGGTCGCGGTCGCCGACCGCCGTCACGCCGCCCGTAACCCGGCCGCGTACTTCTACCAGCGGCCGATCGCCCTGGCCGAACACCACGCGTCCCGGTGGATCGTCGAGCCGCTGCGGCTGCTCGACTGCTGCCAGGAGACCGACGGCGGCCAGGCGCTGGTGGTCACCAGCGTCGAGCGGGCCCGCGACCTGCGCCGCCCACCGGCCGTGATCGCCGCCGCCGCCCAGGGCGCGGGCCGCGCCCAGGAGGCGATGACCAGCTTCTACCGCGACGAGCTGACCGGCCTGCCGGAGGTGGGCGTGGTCGCCCGCCAGCTGTGGCGTACCAGCGGGCTGACCCCGGCCGACATCGACACCGCCGTGCTCTACGACCACTTCACCCCCTTCGTCCTGATGCAGCTGGAGGAGTTCGGCTTCTGCGGCCCGGGCGAGGCGGCCGACTTCGCCGCCGACGGCGGCCTGGAACTCGGTGGCCGACTGCCGGTGAACACCCACGGCGGCCAGCTCGGCGAGGCCTACCTGCACGGGATGAACGGCATCGCCGAGGGCGTCCGGCAGCTGCGCGGCGACTCCGCCAACCAGCTGCCGGACCCGAGGAACGTGCTGGTCACCGCCGGTACCGGCGTGCCCACCTCGGGACTGCTGCTGAGCGCCGACCGCTGA
- a CDS encoding DUF4157 domain-containing protein, with translation MRAQDHGRAAQEQQSRAEAKPTAARTPEPAALLADHPSPEAVLALQRRIGNAAVSRMLEQARHEHGAGCGHQPEPGAPVQRSAVHEVLRGSGQPLAEPLRNEMESRLGADFSDVRLHTGATARDSAAEIGARAFTSGSHVVIGDGGADKHTLAHELTHVIQQRGGPVAGTDNGAGLHLSDPADRFERAAEANATRVMSAPAAGRVPEAAPEAARVQRAAAPTAGTPVTVARLMSPATFKESTSKPLSARSERLKVLDEQVTRYEGVGSTEYATRETQLAAIIGGCAAYENDRPDRSRLPGIRALRLQAEHESMFIQQVQQANSIPDGQDANQFRAWLTVLDSALSKESENPQLVHETAVLDITGTMQHKANTLGLRRQAHQPENPRFRELVLENIGKLGALIEHPDLPVETRRILQEIMAFRDDMRFELGGTSGLHVSAPGEGGAAPEHPYTLRPSMGPRGGTTELLGHLAHEMTHAAAHQSYRNTDAMLLLPANSTPAQAQRLAARRRGELNALKALFEQHKDAFSPTAQSLLDEKLSYGAAPGKVAQYARSLSAPPNPRVDEAEKARMLAWDAAVGDDSGLLVEYDTVMNQMLVYLHLWKTPADNPFYVKLRAVAAQLYRDRQEARQAQQPAPAAQ, from the coding sequence ATGCGCGCTCAGGACCACGGCAGGGCAGCCCAGGAACAGCAGTCCCGCGCCGAGGCGAAACCGACCGCCGCCCGCACACCCGAACCGGCCGCGCTGCTCGCGGACCACCCCTCCCCGGAGGCCGTGCTCGCGCTCCAGCGCCGCATCGGCAACGCCGCCGTGTCCCGGATGCTGGAGCAGGCCCGGCACGAGCACGGCGCGGGCTGCGGACACCAGCCGGAGCCCGGGGCCCCGGTCCAGCGCTCCGCCGTGCACGAGGTGCTGCGCGGCTCCGGACAGCCGCTGGCCGAACCGCTGCGGAACGAGATGGAGTCCCGCCTGGGCGCGGACTTCTCGGACGTCCGCCTGCACACCGGGGCCACGGCCCGGGACTCGGCCGCGGAGATCGGCGCTCGGGCCTTCACCTCCGGCTCGCACGTGGTCATCGGCGACGGCGGAGCGGACAAGCACACCCTCGCCCACGAGCTGACCCACGTCATCCAGCAGCGCGGCGGCCCGGTCGCCGGTACCGACAACGGCGCGGGCCTGCACCTCAGCGACCCCGCCGACCGCTTCGAGCGCGCGGCCGAAGCCAACGCCACCCGGGTCATGTCCGCACCGGCCGCAGGCCGCGTCCCGGAGGCGGCCCCGGAGGCGGCCCGGGTCCAGCGGGCAGCGGCCCCGACCGCCGGAACGCCGGTGACCGTCGCCCGGCTGATGAGCCCCGCGACGTTCAAGGAGTCGACGTCGAAGCCCCTGTCCGCGAGGTCCGAGCGGCTCAAGGTCCTGGACGAACAGGTCACCCGGTACGAGGGGGTGGGGTCGACGGAGTACGCCACCCGCGAGACCCAACTGGCCGCGATCATCGGCGGGTGCGCCGCCTACGAGAACGACCGGCCCGACCGCTCACGACTGCCCGGCATCAGGGCGCTGCGTCTCCAGGCGGAGCACGAGAGCATGTTCATCCAGCAGGTCCAGCAGGCCAACAGCATCCCGGACGGGCAGGACGCCAACCAGTTCCGGGCCTGGCTCACCGTCCTCGACTCCGCCCTGTCGAAGGAGTCGGAGAATCCCCAGCTGGTCCACGAGACCGCGGTGCTGGACATCACCGGCACGATGCAGCACAAGGCGAACACCCTCGGCCTCAGGAGGCAGGCGCATCAGCCGGAGAACCCGAGGTTCAGGGAACTCGTCCTGGAGAACATCGGCAAACTCGGAGCCCTGATCGAACACCCTGACCTGCCCGTGGAGACCCGCCGGATCCTCCAGGAGATCATGGCGTTCAGGGACGACATGAGGTTCGAACTGGGTGGTACGAGCGGGCTGCACGTGTCCGCACCGGGGGAGGGCGGCGCGGCGCCCGAGCACCCCTACACGCTGCGGCCCTCGATGGGACCACGCGGAGGGACAACCGAGCTGCTGGGACACCTGGCGCACGAGATGACGCACGCGGCAGCCCACCAGTCCTACCGGAACACCGATGCCATGCTGCTGCTACCCGCCAACTCGACACCGGCGCAGGCACAGCGGCTGGCGGCCCGGCGGCGTGGGGAGCTGAACGCCCTCAAGGCCCTGTTCGAGCAGCACAAGGACGCCTTCTCGCCCACCGCGCAGAGCCTGCTCGACGAGAAGCTGTCCTACGGCGCCGCTCCGGGAAAGGTCGCCCAGTACGCCCGCAGTCTCAGCGCGCCCCCGAATCCTCGGGTGGACGAGGCAGAGAAGGCCAGGATGCTCGCGTGGGACGCGGCGGTCGGCGACGACTCCGGCCTACTCGTCGAGTACGACACCGTGATGAACCAGATGCTGGTGTACCTGCACCTGTGGAAGACGCCCGCCGACAACCCCTTCTACGTCAAACTCCGGGCAGTGGCTGCCCAGTTGTACCGGGACCGGCAGGAAGCGCGGCAGGCTCAGCAACCTGCCCCAGCAGCCCAGTGA
- a CDS encoding long-chain fatty acid--CoA ligase, which yields MLSTMQDVPLTVARILEHGATVHGASTVATWNGERAVSRTFAEIGARAAQLAHALRDELGVTGDQRVATLMWNNTEHQEAYLAIPSMGAVLHTLNLRLPGSQLGFIINHAADHVIIANGSVLPLLAPLLPQLNPTLRHIVVSGPGDRSLLDAFPGTVHEYEELIADRPTSFPFPTDLDERSAAALCYTSGTTGDPKGVLYSHRSVYLHCLQVISAESFSFTTKEKALPVVPMFHVNAWGIPHAAFMVGTSLLMPDRFLQPKPLAQMITAERPTFSAAVPTIWTGLLDELDSGTGGYDTSSLTRVVIGGSACPPALMTAFRDRYGIEVIHAWGMTETSPLGSVAHPPTGLTPEQEWPYRLTQGRFPASVQARVIGPDGTAMPHDGVAEGEIEVRGPWIAAAYYGGAGNEPDAGDGKFSEDGWLRTGDVGTISADGYLTLTDRAKDVIKSGGEWISSVALENELMAHPDVAEAAVVAVPDEKWGERPLATVVLRPGAHTDVAQLREFLGQRVASWQLPERWAVIESVPKTSVGKFDKKVIRASYADGALDVTRITK from the coding sequence GTGCTTAGCACGATGCAGGACGTCCCGCTCACCGTGGCCCGGATACTGGAGCACGGCGCGACCGTTCACGGCGCATCCACCGTGGCTACCTGGAACGGTGAGCGTGCTGTCTCGCGCACCTTCGCGGAGATCGGCGCCCGCGCCGCGCAGCTCGCGCACGCGCTGCGCGACGAGCTCGGCGTCACCGGGGACCAGCGCGTCGCCACCCTGATGTGGAACAACACCGAGCACCAGGAGGCCTACCTGGCCATCCCCTCCATGGGCGCGGTGCTGCACACGCTCAACCTGCGGCTGCCCGGGTCGCAGCTGGGGTTCATCATCAACCACGCCGCCGACCACGTGATCATCGCCAACGGCAGCGTGCTGCCGCTGCTCGCGCCGCTGCTGCCGCAGCTGAACCCGACGCTGCGGCACATCGTGGTCTCCGGACCCGGCGACCGCTCGCTGCTGGACGCCTTCCCCGGCACCGTCCACGAGTACGAGGAGCTGATCGCCGACCGGCCGACCAGCTTCCCCTTCCCGACCGACCTGGACGAGCGCAGCGCCGCCGCGCTCTGCTACACCTCCGGCACCACCGGCGACCCCAAGGGCGTGCTGTACAGCCACCGCTCGGTCTACCTGCACTGCCTCCAGGTGATCTCGGCGGAGAGCTTCAGCTTCACCACCAAGGAGAAGGCGCTGCCGGTGGTCCCGATGTTCCACGTCAACGCCTGGGGCATCCCGCACGCCGCGTTCATGGTCGGCACCTCGCTGCTGATGCCCGACCGGTTCCTCCAGCCGAAGCCGCTGGCGCAGATGATCACCGCCGAACGGCCGACCTTCAGCGCCGCCGTCCCCACCATCTGGACCGGCCTGCTGGACGAGCTGGACAGCGGCACCGGCGGCTACGACACCTCGTCGCTCACCCGCGTGGTGATCGGCGGCTCCGCGTGTCCGCCCGCGCTGATGACCGCGTTCCGGGACCGCTACGGCATCGAGGTGATCCACGCCTGGGGCATGACCGAGACCTCGCCGCTGGGCAGCGTCGCCCACCCGCCGACCGGGCTCACCCCCGAGCAGGAATGGCCCTACCGGCTGACCCAGGGCCGCTTCCCGGCGTCCGTGCAGGCCAGGGTGATCGGCCCGGACGGCACCGCGATGCCGCACGACGGCGTCGCCGAGGGCGAGATCGAGGTCCGCGGCCCGTGGATCGCCGCGGCCTACTACGGCGGCGCGGGCAACGAGCCCGACGCGGGCGACGGCAAGTTCAGCGAGGACGGCTGGCTGCGCACCGGCGACGTCGGCACGATCAGCGCGGACGGCTACCTGACCCTGACCGACCGGGCCAAGGACGTGATCAAGTCGGGCGGCGAGTGGATCTCCTCGGTCGCCCTGGAGAACGAGCTGATGGCGCACCCGGACGTGGCGGAGGCCGCCGTGGTCGCCGTCCCGGACGAGAAGTGGGGCGAGCGCCCCCTGGCCACCGTGGTGCTGCGCCCCGGCGCGCACACGGACGTCGCCCAGCTGCGCGAGTTCCTGGGCCAACGGGTGGCGTCCTGGCAGCTGCCGGAGCGCTGGGCGGTGATCGAGTCGGTGCCGAAGACCTCGGTCGGCAAGTTCGACAAGAAGGTCATCCGCGCCTCCTACGCGGACGGCGCCCTCGACGTCACCAGGATCACCAAGTAA
- a CDS encoding OB-fold domain-containing protein — translation MTEPTAADGERAFQGYAGQPAAAGGRALDPVNAPMIRHWCEAMGDTGPAYRGPGAVAPPAMLQVWTMAGLGAAGQSRSGPYEDLLAGLDAVGCTSVVATDCEQRYLRPLRVGERVLFDAVIESVSAAKRTALGTGHFVTTRTDLRAYDEARGQQPEEATPVATHRFRILKYRPGARDDQHPRPPGRAPGRRPRPVVNRDNAAFWEGVAAGELRFQQCDDCGTPRFPWLPGCNHCGSARWTARAAGGAGTVYSSVVVHHPLPAAFDRPYAVALVELAEGVRVVSNVVGIEPGEVRIGMPVRLSFERCDEELTLPLFRPDRPGDAVLLPELRVPVTRTLIVAGAIATRDFQDVHHDAELARAKGSPDIFMNILTSNGLVGRYVTDWVGPGAVLDGIAIRLGVPAYPGDELRFTGQLLTGGGQPTDDSGQMTVSVIGRTDRGNHVTATVTVTCTPTRAARGAGAARGARS, via the coding sequence GTGACGGAGCCGACGGCAGCAGACGGGGAGCGGGCGTTCCAGGGGTACGCGGGGCAGCCCGCGGCCGCCGGAGGGCGGGCACTGGACCCGGTCAACGCGCCCATGATCCGGCACTGGTGCGAGGCCATGGGCGACACCGGACCTGCCTACCGCGGCCCCGGCGCGGTCGCCCCGCCCGCGATGCTCCAGGTCTGGACGATGGCCGGACTGGGCGCGGCCGGACAGTCCCGCAGTGGTCCGTACGAGGACCTGCTGGCCGGACTCGACGCCGTCGGCTGTACCTCGGTGGTCGCCACCGACTGCGAGCAGCGGTACCTGCGCCCGCTGCGGGTCGGCGAGCGGGTGCTGTTCGACGCGGTGATCGAGTCGGTCTCCGCGGCGAAGCGCACCGCGCTCGGCACCGGTCACTTCGTCACCACCAGAACGGATCTGCGCGCCTACGACGAGGCCAGGGGCCAGCAGCCGGAGGAGGCCACGCCCGTCGCCACCCACCGCTTCCGGATCCTGAAGTACCGCCCGGGCGCGCGGGACGACCAGCACCCCCGGCCGCCCGGGCGGGCACCGGGGCGGCGTCCGCGTCCGGTGGTCAACCGCGACAACGCGGCCTTCTGGGAGGGCGTCGCCGCAGGCGAGTTGCGGTTCCAGCAGTGCGACGACTGCGGGACGCCGCGCTTCCCCTGGCTGCCCGGGTGCAACCACTGCGGTTCCGCGCGCTGGACGGCGCGGGCGGCCGGTGGCGCCGGGACGGTCTACTCCTCGGTGGTGGTCCACCATCCGCTGCCCGCCGCCTTCGACCGGCCGTACGCGGTGGCCCTGGTCGAACTCGCCGAAGGGGTACGCGTCGTCAGCAACGTCGTCGGCATCGAACCGGGCGAGGTGCGGATCGGGATGCCGGTGCGCCTGTCCTTCGAACGCTGCGACGAGGAGCTGACGCTGCCGCTGTTCCGCCCCGACCGGCCCGGGGACGCGGTGCTGCTCCCGGAACTGCGGGTGCCGGTCACCCGCACCCTGATCGTCGCGGGTGCGATCGCCACCCGCGACTTCCAGGACGTCCACCACGACGCCGAACTGGCCCGGGCCAAGGGCTCGCCGGACATCTTCATGAACATCCTCACCAGCAACGGCCTGGTCGGACGCTATGTCACCGACTGGGTGGGGCCGGGGGCGGTGCTCGACGGCATCGCGATCCGGCTCGGCGTCCCGGCCTACCCGGGGGACGAGCTGCGGTTCACCGGCCAGCTGCTGACGGGCGGCGGTCAGCCGACGGATGACAGCGGACAGATGACGGTATCTGTCATCGGTCGGACAGATCGCGGCAACCACGTGACCGCCACCGTCACCGTCACCTGCACGCCGACCCGTGCGGCCCGAGGCGCCGGTGCGGCCCGAGGAGCCCGCTCATGA